In Anopheles arabiensis isolate DONGOLA chromosome 2, AaraD3, whole genome shotgun sequence, the genomic window ATCTTGACAAGATATGTCCTAGTCAGCGTCGTTAGTAGACATTTCTGACGTCATTTCCAATGATATCTTTAACATACCTCAGAAGATATCTTAGCTTTGCCAATGTCTTCCCCAAAAATCGCTCCAAAACTCGCCCCAGCTCGGTTGCGCTCGCAAAATTCACACCCTAGCGTACCGCCATGTCAAAGTTTTTACCTATATTGAAAAGCTCGAACAGTTTAAAACCCATAAAAAAGCGTTATGCAAATCCGAGAGCGCACGACGGTATTGCTGGAAGGATGGAGCCAGCCGTCCACCATaaagtgaaattaaattattagttCTGCTTCCATGGCTGTACGCGGCTCTGAGATGGATATatggtcgtcgtcgccgtcgttgtCCTCCTCGGCagtggtgttggtgatggGGCCCGACTATGGGTCCTACTAGCATCATAAATCCAAACTCTTCTTTCGGTGCAACTCCAAAGGCTCTCTAACTCATTTTTACTGCACGCGGCGAATTTCATTTGCGCTGCTTAATATCGTTCCATGCCTTTCTGCAGTTAGATGGACGGACagatccgtgtgtgtgtgagaggttATTGTCCAGTGTTGGATGAATAATTTGTGCAAAATGGTGTCGTAAAACTTTTCACCTTTTGTGCGCGAGCGATGTGTGCATGTTCCGAAAAGCGAACAACCTAAGGGTCGGTTTTggattttgccttttttaGTAAGAAGGACTAAATGGAGCTGCATTGAGCGGACAGGAGACAGAGAAGCCTTAAGCCTATCAgtcacacacaacaacacacgatgaggtgcaataaaaatgcaccAGAACATGCACAGATGGGCGTGCTGCATATCCGTATTCTCCAATGTCGATTCTCACACGAAACGCATTCGATTAATTGCGACCGAGCGAGTCTCATAAACTATATGGCCGAAGTTATGATGTTGCCAATCTCTGGAGAGCTATAAATCTGTAGAAATCGTGCTCTAATCAAGCCCCATTGCTTATGATTTTGCCGAAACGATCTCTCCGCTGACTGATGCACAAAAACCGATCGTTAAAAAGCGGCTGATACTGCACAAGCGGCCGGTTATATTGCTATTGCGAGGAGCTTAAGAAATATgccaatttaaatttaaatttgttctGAAATTACATACAACCATCAAATGGAAAATGATGCAGGAGCATTGCAGCGGTGGTGTTTCGCGCGAAAGAGGAAGATCGTTAAACCCCTTGAAATGTCCTTGGTTTGTTGGGAAACCATCAACATCTCAGAAGTCCAAATCCAATCCTAGTTGGCCTTGGTTCGGTGATGTTATTGCTAGAAAATAATATGCTTTTGCAGAGGAAAAAagactctcacacacacagacgagcTTCCTGGAACATAAATTTCTTATCCTTTCGTTAGTTCGTCTCGAGTCTTACATTTTTCTTGTAGCCACTTTTTCCCCCCTTCTCTGAGAACAGCCGAGAAACGGTTTTACGCATGGCGACGGCAAGGCAATGCGCGCTCTGTGGCGACGAAGACGGTTAAAAACAGGCAATAAAACGGTGGTTTGCGTTTAAAACCGTATCGAATAGTTGGCCATGGAAACGCACCGTGCTCCGTGCTCGTCGTACCTTTTGCAGAAACAGCAGAGTTGCTAGGGCAATGTGCATGAAGCGAACCAACTACTGCTCTCCACGTGGTCGTAAAATTTTACCGGCGACGACCCCGCGGCAATGCTTGCATATTCTCCCTCTGGACTCCGTGGGAGCTGATCCGTCGTTGCACTGATCCTTGGAGCCTGCGCATGGAAGGCAGTGATGAGTGTTTGAAGGATGTAtggcagtaaaaaaaaagaagcttaaCATGCAtatctgctgtgtgtgtgtgtgtctctcggTTTTATGAGCCTTCCCGGGACTGTAACGTTGCAGCGAATAGTTTCCAATACAGCAGTTCAATATAGCCAAGAAGACGTAAACCAGAGTGTAGAAGGGGTAGTAAAGCGCAGGTCGCGCATCCTGTGCCGTGCTCAGAACAGAGAAACTGTGCGCAGCTCTCCTTCACGGTGGTCCTTGGGTGTCTTTGGCATTTCTTTGCATACGAGTTCAAGACACTTCAAAGATCCGtcttaaaccaaaaaaacacattccaaattTTTGAAGCAGAGTAGTTGCACAAACTGCCACACAGCACAAACGTTTTTGAGACAGCTTCAGAGAcgcattttgcaaaaaaaaaacagcataaaaCGATGATTTATGGGGATGCGTGTTTATTGGCGTGTCTGTTGCCTGTGTTGTCGTGTCGAGAAACGTGTTTTTTTGCCAATCAGCAAGGACTGTTTATTataataagcaacataaaacagTGAACGGAATGAATAGTGTCGCCGTGTCTCTGTGTCCTTTCGAAAGGGAGATCGTGGAATGGTCATCCATCCTGCTAGCTCCAACTTGGATAAATCCCTGCCATTAGAACGTTTCGACCGGCCTCTATCATAACCTTTTTACTACGCTATGAACCAATATCACCATCATTTTGATGATGCATTTAATGAAGGCAAACACTAAACAcggctctttctctctctctctctctgcactgaGATTGACACCGTATATTGGGCCACTCTGAACATAAAACTAacactaacacacaaacacacaaacgtagCTCATCATCGATTGTCGATATCATTAAACAGAGAGgcggccaccaccacccaccgggGATAAAGCGGCGTATCTCAAGAAGAGCAGACTGGGGAACCACGCCGACGACGACCCTCACGCAAAGATCTCCGCCAGCCGGGGGCCGCGCGCGTTGGTGGCGCGACGAGCAAGcaacattaaatattttccttCGATCTCGATCCACTTCCCCTTCTTTCTTTACCCCCCCGATGGGACTCGAGGATGGGGCCATCGAActccactccccccccccctcgaaCTCACTTGTCGaagctctttctctttcttctcgcTCGCCCGTTGTGGCGTCGGCAGTGTGTCGGTGTAAAAGCAAAACGGCTAAAATAGAACAAATATTATCGCTTCACCCCCGGGTTTGTTGGTTATTATATCGTGATAGAAAGAGGGCGAGAGAGGAGGTGGGAGTTAGCGAAGAGTTTCGCGGTTTTCTTTGCCACCGCCGCGCTGCGTTCGTCACGTGGTGGCTTTTGGTGTCCCTGCTGGCTGTTGCCGCCGTTTGCTCGGATTGTTTGCCTGCCCTCATTACTTATTACGGAGGATATCACtccggctgtgtgtgtgtgtgtttgcatgtgtgtatgttcacGCAACGCCATGTGCCATGAGTCAGAGAataatgttgttttattttgccggAGCCGGCAGGGAGTTGTTGTagccgtgttttttttttgttggtttgcgtGTGTAAATAATTCTCCACCAACCAAGAGAAACGCTATCggttgttgcaaaaaaaaacgggaagggaAAGTAAATAGTATTTAGCGATAAAGGTTCACCGAGCGCTAAAGCCCATATCAGCATCTTGAAGACGTGGCGAACGAGATCGGTCGGTCGGGTTGGCATGCAAAAGTTTATTACAGAAATATCCGTCCCCGCATTACAGAACGCTTTTACGCTTGGTGGTGTGGTCCATAAAACCCCACACATATTTAGGACTTTTATTAATCTTTGATTTCGTTCCTCTCTTCACCAGACAATGCCGTCTCCTCCCGGCACCACGGGCCGCATATGAAGAAGTCGGCCAACTCGTCCGCCGACACCGGCAGCAGTGGCGGTGGACCCGGCTCCGGCAAGCGAACGCACGGAAACAGcaatagcaacagcagcaacagcagtaatAACACGATGGGTAACACCCACCAGGACAATGACCATGCCGGTGAGCATGCGGGTTTGGGCGGTAGCGCCAGCGCGAAGGATAAGGACGAGGACGATATTTACGAATTTAAATCCACCCCGAAAGATTCCAGCTCGAGCTCGAGCGACGAGAAGGAGGttagtggcggcggcggcggcaagaAAGGATCGGGCGACAAGACGGTCGACGGGGCACACCATCACGACGCGCACGACCATCATCACGGTGGCTCGTCGCGGGACGATCCGCTAGCGCTGGGCCATCATCACGCGGCGGACGATAAGCAGAAGGATGGTACGGGCAGTGGCGGTACGGATCATGGGCCTGGCAGCGGTGGCAGCCTTTCCTCCACTTCCGGTGTACCGAAGCGACCCTTTTCCGAGCTTAACGATGGTGGCGATGACGGCGGCCCAACGAACGAGGATGAAACGAAGCGCAAAAAGCGCAAAGATGCTGACCCGCTGGGAGGGCTCGGTGGCGTTGGCAGTGGTGCGGGAAAGGATACAGCTTCCTCTGGCAGCCTGTCCGGGGGGAAATCGGGCACGGGTGGTAGCCGAGGCTCTACGCCCCGCCAGGAGAAGGGTGGCAAGGCGGCGGGCGGTGTAGTGTCGGCGAAAACGCTCGGACTGTCGGCGAAGGGTGCGCTGGATCGGAAGAGTCCCTGCGCAAGCCCCAAACCGTCCCAGGGAGGTGTTGGCGCCGGGGGTGGAAGCAGTATGGCAAGCGGGGCACCGGCAGGTACAAACGTCACCGGTTCCGGTGGTTCGGTTGGGTCGATCGGCGGGACAGCGGCCAGTGGATCGTCGGCCACGGGCAAGGGTGGATCGTCCGgtacgagcagcagcaatgacAGCGACGGTGAAAGCACCATGATGGGCGGCGCCGAAGACGGCGGCAATGGGAAGGGGGGCGGTGAGGGAGGGTTTGGAGGCGGCTTCAGCGGTCCCAAGGTGCCGCCGCTCAAGATCGTCATTCCGCAGCAGAGCGCCGCCGGCGACGCGGAGGTCGGTGGCAACACGCGCAACGGGAAGAACGCGTCGACGCGCAACCATGCCGCGCTGCCGTACGTGGTGGCGTCCTCGAACAGGTAAGGCGATGCTGGATGTAACGTTGTGTGAAGGCATTCTAATCATTcttattttcctatttttcagCAACGATTCGACGGCGGACAAGGAAAGCACATCGTCCCGCAGCGCTAGCCCGGCCGATTCGAAAAGCTCGGACGAGAAAAATCCCTCCCAGAGCGGCACCAGCAAGGATGAGCGGACGCAGCAGCGTGTGTTGCGCAGCTCGCACCGTGGCGGCAATAGCAACAGCTCCGCCAAGGATGGCAACACGTCCGGTGTCGATCGGTCGAACAATTCGTCGCcgcagatgcagcagcagggcaACAGTGGTTCGCCCTCGCCGATGTCCAGCAGCGGTGGATGTGATGGGACGGAGcgaggtggtggaggaggcACGTCCGGCACCACCGGTGAAGGAGGAGGACGTTCGACGCAGACAAACAGTCCAGCGGGAGCGACAGCGACAGGAGAGGGTGACAATGGCTCATCGACTGGTGGCACGGGAACGGGTGGCAATCCAAAAAGCCCCACCAACGTGACTGGTTCCACGGGAGGATCGGGGACGGGTAATGGTGGATCAAACGAAAGCTCCGCTGGAACCGGAACGGGCGGTGGAACAAATGGAACCGGTTCATCCTCCAACTCCACAGCCCGGGGCGATGGATCGGGTGGAGGAGCATCGGGAGCAGCCTCAACCGGTGGACAATCGTCTGCAGGCGGCAATGG contains:
- the LOC120898557 gene encoding uncharacterized transmembrane protein DDB_G0289901-like isoform X4, which translates into the protein MQRRGGLVAPAAVLSHQQQPSAQTHHLGRSEPGATGPVSASQSKDNAVSSRHHGPHMKKSANSSADTGSSGGGPGSGKRTHGNSNSNSSNSSNNTMGNTHQDNDHAGEHAGLGGSASAKDKDEDDIYEFKSTPKDSSSSSSDEKEVSGGGGGKKGSGDKTVDGAHHHDAHDHHHGGSSRDDPLALGHHHAADDKQKDGTGSGGTDHGPGSGGSLSSTSGVPKRPFSELNDGGDDGGPTNEDETKRKKRKDADPLGGLGGVGSGAGKDTASSGSLSGGKSGTGGSRGSTPRQEKGGKAAGGVVSAKTLGLSAKGALDRKSPCASPKPSQGGVGAGGGSSMASGAPAGTNVTGSGGSVGSIGGTAASGSSATGKGGSSGTSSSNDSDGESTMMGGAEDGGNGKGGGEGGFGGGFSGPKVPPLKIVIPQQSAAGDAEVGGNTRNGKNASTRNHAALPYVVASSNSNDSTADKESTSSRSASPADSKSSDEKNPSQSGTSKDERTQQRVLRSSHRGGNSNSSAKDGNTSGVDRSNNSSPQMQQQGNSGSPSPMSSSGGCDGTERGGGGGTSGTTGEGGGRSTQTNSPAGATATGEGDNGSSTGGTGTGGNPKSPTNVTGSTGGSGTGNGGSNESSAGTGTGGGTNGTGSSSNSTARGDGSGGGASGAASTGGQSSAGGNGTGSSGTGPTQNNNSSSSSSSSSSSSTSESSVHPRKRKIKTNKDQSAAAASSGAAAGSNATGTGSNSGTAPAGAAGSSSSSSSSSSSTSGAGATASEDKKEAREETPDVHPHDQPITNCYQMYLNIRKQIERRQKSLFPVQPKPPQGFKDYLMNRCTYALAGKTPTEPNVQVPATLPPSLKEMFQAQEKERHKLRMQHIVEKEKLVLAVEQEILRVHGRAARALANQSLPFSVCTILKDEEVYNIITPEQEEKDRNARSRYNGRLFLSWLQDVDDKWEKIKEAMLLRHHNEAESLHAVQKMDWEWKMKEHLLCEFKAKPFIDETYVPMVNVNDDFDLLPA
- the LOC120898557 gene encoding ankyrin repeat domain-containing protein 11-like isoform X2, which translates into the protein MTFGDVSGMPSSSRPRGMSGAGSGGSGRPAVTTPMSERQQMALLMQMTSGSNDAEMSPGGASSSSAHSRSSRDRINERGETALHIASKKGDQDSVKKLLEQGANPNVTDFAGWTPLHEACNHGHYNVALALVKAGANINATGLENDTPLHDAAITGQLKLVKMLVERGADPSFKNQKGKTPCDVAAPAVYNYLTQARDNAVSSRHHGPHMKKSANSSADTGSSGGGPGSGKRTHGNSNSNSSNSSNNTMGNTHQDNDHAGEHAGLGGSASAKDKDEDDIYEFKSTPKDSSSSSSDEKEVSGGGGGKKGSGDKTVDGAHHHDAHDHHHGGSSRDDPLALGHHHAADDKQKDGTGSGGTDHGPGSGGSLSSTSGVPKRPFSELNDGGDDGGPTNEDETKRKKRKDADPLGGLGGVGSGAGKDTASSGSLSGGKSGTGGSRGSTPRQEKGGKAAGGVVSAKTLGLSAKGALDRKSPCASPKPSQGGVGAGGGSSMASGAPAGTNVTGSGGSVGSIGGTAASGSSATGKGGSSGTSSSNDSDGESTMMGGAEDGGNGKGGGEGGFGGGFSGPKVPPLKIVIPQQSAAGDAEVGGNTRNGKNASTRNHAALPYVVASSNSNDSTADKESTSSRSASPADSKSSDEKNPSQSGTSKDERTQQRVLRSSHRGGNSNSSAKDGNTSGVDRSNNSSPQMQQQGNSGSPSPMSSSGGCDGTERGGGGGTSGTTGEGGGRSTQTNSPAGATATGEGDNGSSTGGTGTGGNPKSPTNVTGSTGGSGTGNGGSNESSAGTGTGGGTNGTGSSSNSTARGDGSGGGASGAASTGGQSSAGGNGTGSSGTGPTQNNNSSSSSSSSSSSSTSESSVHPRKRKIKTNKDQSAAAASSGAAAGSNATGTGSNSGTAPAGAAGSSSSSSSSSSSTSGAGATASEDKKEAREETPDVHPHDQPITNCYQMYLNIRKQIERRQKSLFPVQPKPPQGFKDYLMNRCTYALAGKTPTEPNVQVPATLPPSLKEMFQAQEKERHKLRMQHIVEKEKLVLAVEQEILRVHGRAARALANQSLPFSVCTILKDEEVYNIITPEQEEKDRNARSRYNGRLFLSWLQDVDDKWEKIKEAMLLRHHNEAESLHAVQKMDWEWKMKEHLLCEFKAKPFIDETYVPMVNVNDDFDLLPA
- the LOC120898557 gene encoding ankyrin repeat domain-containing protein 11-like isoform X3, whose product is MSNFQKKDVSGMPSSSRPRGMSGAGSGGSGRPAVTTPMSERQQMALLMQMTSGSNDAEMSPGGASSSSAHSRSSRDRINERGETALHIASKKGDQDSVKKLLEQGANPNVTDFAGWTPLHEACNHGHYNVALALVKAGANINATGLENDTPLHDAAITGQLKLVKMLVERGADPSFKNQKGKTPCDVAAPAVYNYLTQARDNAVSSRHHGPHMKKSANSSADTGSSGGGPGSGKRTHGNSNSNSSNSSNNTMGNTHQDNDHADSSSSSSDEKEVSGGGGGKKGSGDKTVDGAHHHDAHDHHHGGSSRDDPLALGHHHAADDKQKDGTGSGGTDHGPGSGGSLSSTSGVPKRPFSELNDGGDDGGPTNEDETKRKKRKDADPLGGLGGVGSGAGKDTASSGSLSGGKSGTGGSRGSTPRQEKGGKAAGGVVSAKTLGLSAKGALDRKSPCASPKPSQGGVGAGGGSSMASGAPAGTNVTGSGGSVGSIGGTAASGSSATGKGGSSGTSSSNDSDGESTMMGGAEDGGNGKGGGEGGFGGGFSGPKVPPLKIVIPQQSAAGDAEVGGNTRNGKNASTRNHAALPYVVASSNSNDSTADKESTSSRSASPADSKSSDEKNPSQSGTSKDERTQQRVLRSSHRGGNSNSSAKDGNTSGVDRSNNSSPQMQQQGNSGSPSPMSSSGGCDGTERGGGGGTSGTTGEGGGRSTQTNSPAGATATGEGDNGSSTGGTGTGGNPKSPTNVTGSTGGSGTGNGGSNESSAGTGTGGGTNGTGSSSNSTARGDGSGGGASGAASTGGQSSAGGNGTGSSGTGPTQNNNSSSSSSSSSSSSTSESSVHPRKRKIKTNKDQSAAAASSGAAAGSNATGTGSNSGTAPAGAAGSSSSSSSSSSSTSGAGATASEDKKEAREETPDVHPHDQPITNCYQMYLNIRKQIERRQKSLFPVQPKPPQGFKDYLMNRCTYALAGKTPTEPNVQVPATLPPSLKEMFQAQEKERHKLRMQHIVEKEKLVLAVEQEILRVHGRAARALANQSLPFSVCTILKDEEVYNIITPEQEEKDRNARSRYNGRLFLSWLQDVDDKWEKIKEAMLLRHHNEAESLHAVQKMDWEWKMKEHLLCEFKAKPFIDETYVPMVNVNDDFDLLPA
- the LOC120898557 gene encoding uncharacterized transmembrane protein DDB_G0289901-like isoform X5, with protein sequence MQKFITEISVPALQNAFTLGDNAVSSRHHGPHMKKSANSSADTGSSGGGPGSGKRTHGNSNSNSSNSSNNTMGNTHQDNDHAGEHAGLGGSASAKDKDEDDIYEFKSTPKDSSSSSSDEKEVSGGGGGKKGSGDKTVDGAHHHDAHDHHHGGSSRDDPLALGHHHAADDKQKDGTGSGGTDHGPGSGGSLSSTSGVPKRPFSELNDGGDDGGPTNEDETKRKKRKDADPLGGLGGVGSGAGKDTASSGSLSGGKSGTGGSRGSTPRQEKGGKAAGGVVSAKTLGLSAKGALDRKSPCASPKPSQGGVGAGGGSSMASGAPAGTNVTGSGGSVGSIGGTAASGSSATGKGGSSGTSSSNDSDGESTMMGGAEDGGNGKGGGEGGFGGGFSGPKVPPLKIVIPQQSAAGDAEVGGNTRNGKNASTRNHAALPYVVASSNSNDSTADKESTSSRSASPADSKSSDEKNPSQSGTSKDERTQQRVLRSSHRGGNSNSSAKDGNTSGVDRSNNSSPQMQQQGNSGSPSPMSSSGGCDGTERGGGGGTSGTTGEGGGRSTQTNSPAGATATGEGDNGSSTGGTGTGGNPKSPTNVTGSTGGSGTGNGGSNESSAGTGTGGGTNGTGSSSNSTARGDGSGGGASGAASTGGQSSAGGNGTGSSGTGPTQNNNSSSSSSSSSSSSTSESSVHPRKRKIKTNKDQSAAAASSGAAAGSNATGTGSNSGTAPAGAAGSSSSSSSSSSSTSGAGATASEDKKEAREETPDVHPHDQPITNCYQMYLNIRKQIERRQKSLFPVQPKPPQGFKDYLMNRCTYALAGKTPTEPNVQVPATLPPSLKEMFQAQEKERHKLRMQHIVEKEKLVLAVEQEILRVHGRAARALANQSLPFSVCTILKDEEVYNIITPEQEEKDRNARSRYNGRLFLSWLQDVDDKWEKIKEAMLLRHHNEAESLHAVQKMDWEWKMKEHLLCEFKAKPFIDETYVPMVNVNDDFDLLPA
- the LOC120898557 gene encoding uncharacterized transmembrane protein DDB_G0289901-like isoform X6, whose product is MQKFITEISVPALQNAFTLDNAVSSRHHGPHMKKSANSSADTGSSGGGPGSGKRTHGNSNSNSSNSSNNTMGNTHQDNDHAGEHAGLGGSASAKDKDEDDIYEFKSTPKDSSSSSSDEKEVSGGGGGKKGSGDKTVDGAHHHDAHDHHHGGSSRDDPLALGHHHAADDKQKDGTGSGGTDHGPGSGGSLSSTSGVPKRPFSELNDGGDDGGPTNEDETKRKKRKDADPLGGLGGVGSGAGKDTASSGSLSGGKSGTGGSRGSTPRQEKGGKAAGGVVSAKTLGLSAKGALDRKSPCASPKPSQGGVGAGGGSSMASGAPAGTNVTGSGGSVGSIGGTAASGSSATGKGGSSGTSSSNDSDGESTMMGGAEDGGNGKGGGEGGFGGGFSGPKVPPLKIVIPQQSAAGDAEVGGNTRNGKNASTRNHAALPYVVASSNSNDSTADKESTSSRSASPADSKSSDEKNPSQSGTSKDERTQQRVLRSSHRGGNSNSSAKDGNTSGVDRSNNSSPQMQQQGNSGSPSPMSSSGGCDGTERGGGGGTSGTTGEGGGRSTQTNSPAGATATGEGDNGSSTGGTGTGGNPKSPTNVTGSTGGSGTGNGGSNESSAGTGTGGGTNGTGSSSNSTARGDGSGGGASGAASTGGQSSAGGNGTGSSGTGPTQNNNSSSSSSSSSSSSTSESSVHPRKRKIKTNKDQSAAAASSGAAAGSNATGTGSNSGTAPAGAAGSSSSSSSSSSSTSGAGATASEDKKEAREETPDVHPHDQPITNCYQMYLNIRKQIERRQKSLFPVQPKPPQGFKDYLMNRCTYALAGKTPTEPNVQVPATLPPSLKEMFQAQEKERHKLRMQHIVEKEKLVLAVEQEILRVHGRAARALANQSLPFSVCTILKDEEVYNIITPEQEEKDRNARSRYNGRLFLSWLQDVDDKWEKIKEAMLLRHHNEAESLHAVQKMDWEWKMKEHLLCEFKAKPFIDETYVPMVNVNDDFDLLPA
- the LOC120898557 gene encoding ankyrin repeat domain-containing protein 11-like isoform X1, whose product is MSNFQKKDVSGMPSSSRPRGMSGAGSGGSGRPAVTTPMSERQQMALLMQMTSGSNDAEMSPGGASSSSAHSRSSRDRINERGETALHIASKKGDQDSVKKLLEQGANPNVTDFAGWTPLHEACNHGHYNVALALVKAGANINATGLENDTPLHDAAITGQLKLVKMLVERGADPSFKNQKGKTPCDVAAPAVYNYLTQARDNAVSSRHHGPHMKKSANSSADTGSSGGGPGSGKRTHGNSNSNSSNSSNNTMGNTHQDNDHAGEHAGLGGSASAKDKDEDDIYEFKSTPKDSSSSSSDEKEVSGGGGGKKGSGDKTVDGAHHHDAHDHHHGGSSRDDPLALGHHHAADDKQKDGTGSGGTDHGPGSGGSLSSTSGVPKRPFSELNDGGDDGGPTNEDETKRKKRKDADPLGGLGGVGSGAGKDTASSGSLSGGKSGTGGSRGSTPRQEKGGKAAGGVVSAKTLGLSAKGALDRKSPCASPKPSQGGVGAGGGSSMASGAPAGTNVTGSGGSVGSIGGTAASGSSATGKGGSSGTSSSNDSDGESTMMGGAEDGGNGKGGGEGGFGGGFSGPKVPPLKIVIPQQSAAGDAEVGGNTRNGKNASTRNHAALPYVVASSNSNDSTADKESTSSRSASPADSKSSDEKNPSQSGTSKDERTQQRVLRSSHRGGNSNSSAKDGNTSGVDRSNNSSPQMQQQGNSGSPSPMSSSGGCDGTERGGGGGTSGTTGEGGGRSTQTNSPAGATATGEGDNGSSTGGTGTGGNPKSPTNVTGSTGGSGTGNGGSNESSAGTGTGGGTNGTGSSSNSTARGDGSGGGASGAASTGGQSSAGGNGTGSSGTGPTQNNNSSSSSSSSSSSSTSESSVHPRKRKIKTNKDQSAAAASSGAAAGSNATGTGSNSGTAPAGAAGSSSSSSSSSSSTSGAGATASEDKKEAREETPDVHPHDQPITNCYQMYLNIRKQIERRQKSLFPVQPKPPQGFKDYLMNRCTYALAGKTPTEPNVQVPATLPPSLKEMFQAQEKERHKLRMQHIVEKEKLVLAVEQEILRVHGRAARALANQSLPFSVCTILKDEEVYNIITPEQEEKDRNARSRYNGRLFLSWLQDVDDKWEKIKEAMLLRHHNEAESLHAVQKMDWEWKMKEHLLCEFKAKPFIDETYVPMVNVNDDFDLLPA